Proteins from a single region of Palaemon carinicauda isolate YSFRI2023 chromosome 1, ASM3689809v2, whole genome shotgun sequence:
- the LOC137641822 gene encoding pancreatic lipase-related protein 3-like, whose protein sequence is MLTHGWQSSGRIDWILKSKTEFLQLKDCNFIAIDWGTIAADVNYPEVVLNTPTIGRYVATFVDYLYTEGDLNFTSLYVTGHSIGAHVMGIMGSNVQNGRVGRITGLDPAGPGFQTASDDFRIERSDAVFVDIIHTNVCSLKDICLGLPGSYGHVDFFPNGGDSQPGCASQGPLADAISGCSHSRAHQYWLESINGVTNFKSVPCPDWDSYRAGLCVSCGQGCLNMGVHVNDQLTGSYFLETYAVSPYAKG, encoded by the exons ATGCTCACCCATGGATGGCAAAGCAGCGGGAGAATAGACTGGATTTTAAAGTCCAAGACAG AGTTCTTACAGTTGAAAGACTGCAATTTCATTGCGATTGATTGGGGCACCATTGCTGCTGACGTAAATTATCCTGAAGTCGTATTGAATACTCCAACG ATTGGAAGGTACGTAGCTACGTTTGTGGATTACCTATATACTGAAGGTGATCTCAACTTTACCAGTCTGTACGTCACTGGCCACTCAATAGGAGCTCACGTGATGGGGATCATGGGATCAAATGTACAAAATGGTCGTGTGGGTAGAATTACAG GCTTAGACCCAGCTGGACCCGGATTCCAGACCGCTTCTGACGACTTCAGGATAGAGAGAAGCGATGCAGTTTTTGTGGATATCATTCACACTAATGTGTGTTCACTTAAAGAT ATATGCTTAGGTCTTCCTGGTTCTTACGGCCACGTCGACTTCTTTCCTAACGGTGGCGATTCCCAACCGGGATGTGCTAGTCAAGGGCCCTTGGCAGATGCCATAA GCGGTTGCAGCCATAGCCGTGCTCATCAATACTGGTTGGAAAGTATAAATGGAGTTACTAATTTTAAGTCAGTGCCTTGCCCTGATTGGGACTCATACAGGGCTGGACTCTGTGTAAGCTGCGGCCAGGGCTGCCTCAACATGGGAGTTCATGTCAATGATCA GTTAACAGGCAGCTACTTTTTGGAAACCTACGCCGTGAGTCCATACGCTAAAGGGTGA